Part of the Deinococcus roseus genome, TGAACCCACTGTGGCCATGGATGTGCAGTCCAGAGCTGCATTCTGGGACAGCGTGCGCAAATTCAAAAGCGAAGGCAAAACCATCATCCTCACCACCCACCATCTGGAAGAAGCGGATGCCCTGTCAGACCGCGTGCTGGTGATTGACCACGGCAAAGTGATTGTGGAGGGCACCCCCAGAGCCATCAAAGAGCAGGTGGGAGGCACCCGCATCCGTTTTCATGGTCAGGTGCAGGAACAGCAGTTGCAGAACCTGCCCGGCGTGACCCGCGTCAACATCAACGGGGTGAACGAGGTCTACACCCGCGCTCCAGAGGCCGCCCTGCGGGAAATCCTGCAGCACGACATCACCGATCTGGAAGTCAGCAAGGCCAGCCTGGAAGAGGCCTTCCTGAACATCACCGCTCGCAACTGATCTCACACCTGATTCTGAAAGGAACCCCATGAACCGTTTCCTGTACCTGGTTTACTCTGAACTGATCCGCCTGATTCGCCTGCCCGCCTACCTGATTCCCACCCTGGTGTTCCCCGTGATGTTTTTTTCCATCTTCGGGTTGCCCAACGCCAAAAATGAACTGGGAGGCGTGAATGCCGCCACTTACATCCTGATTTCCTTCAGTGCCTACTCCCTGATTTCCACCTCGCTGTTTGCCTTCGGGGTGTCCATCGCTGCAGAACGCGGACTGGGCTGGCAGAAACTCATGCGGGTCACCCCCCTCAATCCCATGCTGTACTTTGCCAGCAAAATTGTGAATGCCCTGCTGCAAGGCATCTTCATCATCATCCTGCTGGGATTGTTTGCCAGCTTTGTGGGGCACCTGAATTACGATGTGCTGCTGTTCGTGAAAACCGTGGGCAAATTGCTGCTGGGCGTTTCGGCTTTCGTGGCCCTGGGATTGTGGATTGGTTATGTGGGTGGCCCCAACAGTGCTGCAGGCATTGCCAACCTGATTTTCCTGCCCATGAGTTTTGCCAGCGGTCTGTTCATGCCCCTGCAATTCATGCCCGAATTCCTGCGCAACATCGCCCCTTACACCCCCGCTTACCACTTCGCACAGATTGGCTGGATGAGCATCGGGGCCAAAAGCGACACCACCGAACTGGTGCACTGGATCTGGCTGTTGAGTTACGGCGCACTGTTCTTCCTGCTGGCCCTGGTGGCTTTCCGCAGGGATGAAGGCAAAAACTTCGGTTGAGCCTGCACCCATCCCCATCCCTCCTCCCCCCTGTCGGATGCACCGGGGGGAGGTTTAAACTGGAGGCACCATGATCGCCCGACGAGACACCATGTTCCGATTCATGCCCGTGGCGTGGCTTTTCTTCCTGACCTTCCCAATCACCAACCTGATCAAAGACGCCCGTGGTCCCCTGGATTACCTGCTGGGGACAGGCATGCTGCTGGTGTTCTTGTGGCTGTACTTCTGGGTGTTTCGGGCCTTCAAACCCCAGCGCCCGCTGGAAACTTTCCCTTACTGGAACATTCTGGCGGTGCTGTGGTGCTTCATGATGTTCTTCGCAGGGATGCCCTTTTTTGGCTGGAATGGGACCACCTTTCTGGTGTATGCAGCAAGCCTGGGGGCCTTCCAGCGCAGCCTGACCCTCAGCATTGGCACCGTGGCTGCGGTGCTGGCGGTGTTCCTGTGGAGCGTTTTCGTGAAGGGGGTGCCCGCCGGAGAACTCATCACCATCATGCTGCTCTCGGTGTCGGTGGCGATTGGCAACCACTTCGGGTATGCAGCCATGGAATCTGGCATTCGCATGAAAACCCTGCAGCAGGAAAAAGAAAACCTGGCCCGCATTGCTGAACGGGAACGCATTGCCCGTGACCTGCACGACCTGCTGGGCCACACCCTCAGCGTGATTGTGCTGAAAGCCGAACTGGCCTCCAAATTGATTGAACGCAACCCGGAACGCGCCAAAGCAGAGATCAAAGAAGTGGAGCAGATTTCCAGAGAGGCCCTCACAGAAGTGCGACTGGCCGTGCAGGGTTACAAGGGCACCGACCTGAAAAGCGAACTGGGTCGGGCCAAAATCGCCCTGGATGCTGCAGGCATCAAACTGGAATATCTGGTGTCTGAAGTGGAATTGGGCATGGAACAGCAAAGCGCCCTGCAACTGATTTTTCGGGAAGCCATCACCAACATCATCCGGCACTCCAGGGCAAAACACTGCCAGGTGTCCCTGGAAGAACAGCGCGGCAACATCCTGCTGAAAATCATCGACGATGGGGTTGGGGTGGGCCAGCAGGTGGGCAACGGCATGAAAGGCATGCGTGAGCGCACCGAAGCCCTCGGAGGCAAATTCACTGTGAAAAACCAGTCTGGAACCGTCATTGAAGTGTGCATTCCAAAAGGCAATCCAGACACCCAGAAGGCCATCCAGGGGGTCACAGCATGATCCGGGTCTTGATTGCCGAAGACCAGGTGATGATCCTGGGGGCCTTAAAAGCCCTGCTGGAACTGGAAGGCGACATCGAGGTGCTGGCCGCCACCAAAAACGGTACAGAGGCCCTGAGGGCTGCCCTGGAGGTCAAACCCGACATCGTCATCACCGACATTGAGATGCCCGAAAAAACCGGTCTGGAACTGGCCCAGGATCTGAAGCAGCAACTCCCGAAAACCCGGGTGATCATCGTGACCACCTTTGCCAGGGCAGGTTACCTGCGCCGCGCCATGGAAGCCGGAGTCAAAGGTTACCTGCTCAAAGATGCCCCTTCAGATGAACTGGCAGAGGCCATCCGGCGGGTGCACGGAGGAGGCATTGTGATCAACCCTATGCTGGCCGCAGAAGCCTGGACCGATCAGGACCCCCTCACAGACAGAGAGCGACAGGTGCTCCGTCTGGCCCATGAAGGCATGACCTCGGGCCAGATCGCAGAGAAAATCCATCTTTCAGAAGGCACGGTGCGCAACTACCTCTCGGAAGCCATTTCCAAACTTGGGGCCAGCAACCGGGTGGAAGCCGCCCGCATGGCACGGGAGAAGGGGTGGTTGTAGGTTTTTTTGGTGGTGGGGTGGGCATTTGAACGTTCTGAGGGTTAAATCCCCCGCTTGATTGGAATGTTCTTCTGGGAGCACTGAGGGTGAGATCCCCCTGCCCTTCGCTAAAGCTCAGGGCTGTCCCCCGTCAGCGTTGGGGGATGGGTGTAAGACGAGAGAAATCCCCCTTCGTTAAGGGGGAACCAACGAGCAAAGCGAGTTGCAGGGGGATCTGACCCTCAGGACTCTGATCTGGCTTCCTCCTCACCAAGCTCCCTGCTCAGGGGTCTTGCCCCTCTGAGCATCCAGTCCTTGAAGGGCAAATCTTCCAGCCAGTCCTGCAGGGTGGGGATTTTTCCGAGGTCTTCGATCACATGCTGCTCACCGATCAATCGGGTGGGAACCACTTTGCCGTCGGATTTGCGGGTGAGGGTGACCCCAAAGACCTGCTCGCACAGAAAAATGCCGAAACTGGAGTGCAGCACGGCCCTGTGACGCAAGTCTGCCCAGGATGCTTTGGTCTGGTCAAACCAGCTGTGCACCTCCAGGTAGTCTTCAGGGATGCCACCGAATTTGCGGGCAGAACTGCGGGCGTGGTGGTAGGGGTGGGCCATCAGAGGCCTCCATCAAAGGGTTCAAATTCCAATCCGAAAAGCTGCACGGCCTGGGCAATCTCATCTTCGGGCACCCGGTATGCCCGGAAGTTTTTTTCTTCAGGGTCCACCACGCCTGCGTTGATCAGGGTTTTGGCCTGCTCAAGTGCAGCTTCATCTTCTGTGGTGCTTTCCACCACATCATAAAAGCGGATTCTGTCCAGCACATCCATGACCTGATGAAGGCGTTCATCAGAGAGGTGGGCTGGGATTTCAATGTCCATCCAGGCCGTTTTCGGGTTTTTCTTGCTGTCCTGAAAAATGGAAGCATCCCCAAGGGCCTCTGCCAGCTTCTGATAGAAAGCCTGCAAGGGAAGTGAGGTCAACAGTTCTGTTGACCCCAGCGCGTAATCTTGCAACCGCAATCCCCGAAAACGGGGCAGGGCCAGGGTTCTGGCATGTTGCTCGGCTTCCTCATGGGTGTCAAAAACCTGCATGGGTTCGGTGCAGATGTTGTCCTCGAACCAGGGGGCATAGATTTCATCGGTGTACATGTAATCACGGTCCATCACCAGATAAGCTTTGGGCATGTTCAGGTCTCCTTTATGCAGAATATCAAATAAAATTCTTCTGTAGGCGTATTCACGTCACACCAGGAGGTGACCTCAATTCTGATTTTTGGAGGCTTCTTCCAGCTCCCTGATGTACTCAATGATGTCTTCCACCCCTCGCTTTTCCCCGGCAGCTTCAAAACAGCGCAGGGCCTCCAGAAAAGCAGGCTGGGCCTCTGTGTAATTTTCTTCCGCCAGATGCAGCTCTCCAATCCCCCGATAAGCGCAGGCCTGGGCAATCAGGTCGGTGCTTCTCTGGGCATAAAACAGGCTGGTGTGCAGTTCCAAACTGGCTTTTTCGGTGTTCCCCAGCCTGAGATGGCACATCCCGAGTTCATAGCTGTTGATGGCCCTCGGAAAGGCATCATCGGGAATCAATGGCTTTTCCTGCTCAAAGGCGGTCAGGGCACCCTCATAATCCCCCTGCAGTCGGCGCAACATCCCAATCTGGTGCATGGCCTGGTGGCCCCGTGGATCCTGCTTTTCCACAGCTTCCTGAAACAGCTTCTGGTACAGGTCCTCTGCTTCCTGAAAAAGTCCCAGGTTCACGTACACGTACCCCAGACCAAAACGGGCCTGTTCATCCTGCGGGTGGGCTCTCAGGTGGTTTTCGTATAAATCTCTGGCCCGCTCCAGATCTCCTGCATCAAAAGCGTCCCAGGCCTGTTCTGAAAGGTTCATGGTTCAGTTGTACAGGATTTTGGGGTAAAAAGGGCCGAGGGCCGAGAGCCAAGGGCTCACTGCCAAAGCCCTGATCGGCCCTGAAACAGCTGTTGCTCAATCCCAGGCTTATGAGGTGCAGTGTTTTGCACCTTCAAAAGAAATGCAAGGCAGGCTGCTTTTGCTCTCGGCCCTCGGCCCTCGGCTGCAATTGTCCCCCTTTTTGTGCCACAATCTCCCTGATGAAACTGGTCATTGGCGTCACCGGAGGAAGCGGAGCCCCTTACACGCTGGATTTGCTGCGCACCCTGAAAAAGCTGCAGGTTCCCACCCATCTGGTGGTTTCAGAGGGGGCAAAACGGGTGTGGGAAACCGAGGGAACCCAGTCCATAGAAGAACTGCTGGACCTGGCCACAGAAGTGCACGATGACCGCAACCTGGCGGCCAGCATTGCCTCTGGCAGCCACAGAACGCTGGGCATGGTGGTGGTGCCCTGCAGCAGTTCCACCCTGGCCAAAGTGGCCCTGGGGCTGGGAGACAACCTGATCTCCCGTGCTGCACACGTCACCCTCAAGGAGCGGCGCACCCTGGTGCTGGTGCCCAGAGAGGCCCCTTACCCCAGACCCATGCTGGAAAACATGCTCAGGGCCCACGATGCTGGCGCTGTGATTCTGCCTGCCAGTCCTGGTTTTTACAGCACCCCTGAAAAGGTGGAGGACATTCTGGCGTTCCTGACCGCCCGCATTCTGGATCAGTTTGGTCTGGACAGTGGAGGCATGCAAAGGTGGACCGGGAAATGACCCCTCCACGTTTTGCAGCCCTGATTCCAGCAGCAGGAAGCGGGTCCAGGCTGGGTTTTGGCATCCCCAAAGCCCTGGTGGACCTGCAAGGCAAGACCTTGCTTGAGCGCGCCATTGAAAACCTCGCTCCTCTGGTGGATGAGGTGGTGGTGGCCCTGCCAGAAGGCCAGTCCATCGAAAGCCCGGTCAAGCAGATTGTGGGAGGAAACACCCGTCAGGACAGCGTGTTCCGGTTGCTGCAAGCCACCGAAGCCGATTTTGTGCTGATCCATGATGCAGCACGCCCTTTTCTGGGTGCAAAAGTGCTGGAACGCATCAAGGGAAGGGTGATCCAGAGTGGCGCTGTCACTGCAGCTCTGCCTGCCACAGACACCCTGGTGCATTCCTCGGGAGGGTTCTGGGGGTATCTGGTGGACCGCAGCAAGACCTGGGCCGTACAGACCCCACAGGCTTTCCGCAGAACGCTGATTCTGGACGCCCACCTGAAAGCATTGCAGGAAGGCTTTGAAGCCACCGATGATGCAGGACTGGCCAACAAATACGGTTCCAACGTGGAACTGGTGCTGGGAGATTCCAGGCTGTTCAAAGTCACCACACCCGCAGATTTTGAACTGGCCACCGCTTTTGCGCAGCTCTGGGACCAGAAACGGAGCACCCCTTCATGAGCCAGATCCTGCAACGTTTTGCTCCGGCCAAAGTCAATCTGGGCCTCTCGGTGACCGGGGTGCTGGACAATGGTTACCACACCCTGCACAGCCTGATGGTGCCCCTCTCCGTCGGAGATGACCTGACCTTCGAGGTTGCAGATGTTCTGACCCTGCAGGTCACAGGCGCAGACCTCCCCACCGATGAACGCAACCTCGTGTACCGTGCGGCCCAGGCTTACCTGCGTGCGGCAGACATCAAAACCGGAGTCAGGATCACCCTGCACAAGAAGCTTCCTCTGGCTTCCGGTGTGGGAGGCGGGTCCAGCGATGCTGCCACCACCCTGATGGCTTTAAAAGAACTGTATCCCAGCAGCATGGATTTGCATCCCCTGGCAACATCCCTGGGTGCAGATGTACCGTTTTTCCTGATCCAGCAAGCCGCCCTTGCTGAAGGCATTGGAGAGAAACTGACCCCTGTGGAATTGCCCGAACTGCATCTGGTGCTGGTCAATCCAGGCACCGAGGTGAGTGCCCGTGATGCTTACCTGTGGCTGGACCAGAGTGGAGAATTCACCGCAGAGCTTCCCCTCTCGAACATCTTGCATGCTTTAAAACACCGTCTAAATGTGCCTTACTTCAATGCACTGGAACCTGCTGTGGTCACCAGACATCCTGAAATTGCAGCTGTGCTGCAGACCCTCAGAGAAACGGGCCTGACCAGCCCCATGATGAGCGGATCCGGCAGCACCTGTTTTGCCCTGGCCCGCACTGCAAAAGAAGCAGGACAGGCCGTGCAAATCCTGAAATCCCATTTTCCCATGCATTGGTGCACTGCAGCCCACACCCTTGCTTAAATCAACTGTTCAGTTTAAGGGTGATCCGGGCCAGGGTGTCCACCACCCTCTGCAGGGCTTTTTCATTCTTGCCTGTCAACTGGCCTGCCTCGTTGAAGGCTGTTTCGCAGTTGGTGACAGAAACGGTGTCTGGCAAAACAATGCAACCCAGACGGTGCAGCAAAAACACTGCAGCCTGTAAAGATCTGGCTCCCCCGTAAGGCCCAGGAGAAGCCGTGATCACAGCCGCAGGTTTGTGCATGAAAGGATCTAGACCCCGCTCTGTGCCGTTTTTTCTGGACATCCAATCCAGCGTGTTTTTCAGCACTCCGGTCAGGCCACCGTTGTATTCAGGAGAGGCCAGCAGCAGTCCCTGGTGTTCTTTCAACAGGGTTCTGAGCTGTACAGCCTGTTCAGGCAGGCCTTTTGCTTCCTCAATGTCTGCATCGTAGAGGGGCAGGGGGTAATCTTTCAGGTCAATGGGGGTGATCTCCAGGGTGTCTGGAGCCAGACGCAAAGCTTCGTAAAGGAGTTTCTTGTTCCAGGATTCGGTTCTCAGGCTGCCCGCAAAGGCCAGAATGCGCACGGTCATGGCTTCACCTCAATGCCTGAAGTATACCCATCTGGCCCTGCACCAGCGCAGCCACCCACACCAGAGAAAGCGTATACACGTATAATTTAGACATCCAATCCGCCCCTCTCTCTGGGCGAACTGAAAAGGGGTGAACATGAAACGCGGTTTTCAAACCAAAAGTCCATCCAGCACCCCTGAAATGATCGCCAATGCCCTCAGACAGGCCATCATTCAGGGCAAATACCGGGGAGGGGAACCTCTGCGGCAAGACGAGGTGGCCTCCGAATTCGGGGTCAGCAAAATTCCCGTCCGGGAAGCCCTATACCAGCTCAAAGCCGAGGGTCTGGTCACCTTCATCCCCAACCGGGGCTCGGTGGTCAGTGAACTGTCCATCGAAGAGGTCGATGAAATCTACCTGATGCGCATCGCCCTGGAACCCACCATTCTGGAACGGGCCATTCATGGCCTCACCCCCACCGACTTCATCCGGGCCAGAGGCTTGCTGGACGTGATGGACGAAACCGAAGACCCTGCAGGTCTGGCCGAACTCAACTGGGAATTCCACGCCACCCTGTATGGGGCCGCCAATTTGAACCGCCTGATGGAATCCATCCGCGTGCTGCACACCAACTCTGCCCGTTACATGGCCATTTATCTGGGCGGCGAGGACCGCAACAAAACCTCCCAGCAGGAGCACCGCAACCTGCTGCAGGCCTGCACCGAACGGGACCTCGAAAAATCCCGTCTGCTGCTGATCGAGCACCTGGAAACCGCGAAGCACCATCTGCTGGGGATTTTGAGGCAGGCGTAGTTTTGTAGGGGCAAGGCGTGCAGAGGGACCAAGCTACGGTCCCTCGTTCTGCACAAGACAGCATGCCTCGCCCTTCCCTGTCCAGCCCTGGATCCAGTCCGCTCAGTCCGCGTATCTGGCCAGCAAATGCCGCCCGATGATCATGCGTTGCACTTCGCTGGTGCCTTCGCCAATCAGGGTCAGGCGGTTGTCGCGCCAGAAGCGTTCCACGGGGTATTCCCGGATGTAACCGTAGCCTCCCAGGATCTGGATGGCATTGTCACAGGCGCGGTTTGCTGCTTCTGAGGCGTAAAGTTTTGCTTTTGCTGCTGCTTCCGTAAAAGGCTGGCCTGCATCTTTCAGGTGGGCGGCTTTGGAGATCAGCAGACGGGCAGCTTCCAGTTCGGTGCTCATGTCGGCAAGCTTGAACTGGATGGCCTGATGGTGGGCTATAGGTTTGCCAAACTGTGCACGGGAGAGGGCGTAACGGGTGGCGTATTCCATGGCTCCCCTGCCCAGACCCAGTGCCATTGCGCCAATCCCAATGCGACCTCCGTCCAGCACGCGCATCACGTCTTTGAAAGCCTCTCCCCTGTTGCCCAGCAGGGCTTCTTTTGGAAGGTGGATGTCTTCAAAGATGATCTGGGCGGTGTCGCTGGACCTCAGACCCAGTTTGTCTTCTTTGCGGCCCACACTGAAACCTGAAACCTCGTCCCGGTTGAACACGAAGGCGCTGATGCCATCGTTTTTGCCTTTGCCTTCTCTGGGGGGATCGGTGCGGGCAATCACCACGTAGGTGCCGCCCACAGAGCCCTGGGTGATGAAGTTTTTGGAGCCATTCAGGATCCAGCTGCCATCAGGCTGTTCCACGGCACGGGTTTGCAGACCTGCAGAATCAGAGCCGCTTCCAGCTTCGGTGAGGCCCCAGGCACCCAGCTTCTGGGCACTGGCGAGGTCTGGAATGAATTTCTTCTTCTGCTCTTCAGTCCCTGCAATGAGGATGTGGCCCTGGCACAGGCTGTTGTGGCTGGCCACGGTCAGGCACAGGCTGCCATCCACGCTGGCGAGTTCTTCGATCAGCAGGGCAAAAGTGTGGGTGCTGAGGCCCGATCCACCGTACGCTTCTGGGGTGCAGGCACCCATCACGCCCATTTCACCAAGGTCTTTCACCAGATCATGCGGAAAATGTCCGCTGTGGTCCCGTTCGGTGGCTCCGGGTTCGGCTTTCTGCAGCAGGTAGTCTTTGAGGCTCAGCACCATGGCTTTTTCTTCGTTTGAGATGTCAAACCACATTGGTTTGCTCCTTTTTGGGAAACACTGGTCCTGCCCAGGCTGGGTGCAGCTGGGGTCAGGTTTCTCGGGGAATTGTCTCAATATATTACACTTTTTACGCGCATCGTTGTAAAATTGTCATACGTTTTTCAGTCTGTCGTTTGAAAGCTTCCCATCTGAGCATCTTTTGCGGGCATCTGTCATGCTGAAAAAGGCATCCCATCCCTGCGAGGTTCTGAATGTTACACATCCAGCACAATGGACCCATTGCCCGCCTGACCCTGGCCTCGCCAGAAAACCGCAATGCCCTCAGTCCCCAGATGGTTCAGGACCTGCAAGAGGCTTTTGACCAGTTGAAAACCCACCCCACCACGCGGGTGATTGTGCTGTGCGCAGAAGGCAAGGTGTTTTGCAGTGGCGCAGATCTCAAGAACCTGCACCAGTTGCTCTCTGCCAGCAGCGAAGACAACCTGCATGATTCGCGCAAACTGGCCCAGCTTTTTGAGACCATCTACACCCATCCCAGACCCATCATTGCTGCCGTGGAGGGCAAAGCCATTGCAGGAGGGGCAGGTCTGGCCAGTGCCTGCGACCTGGTGGTGGCTTCCAGCGAGGCCAGTTTTGCCTACACCGAAGTCAAACTGGGCTTTGTGGCCGCCATTGTGATGGTCTTCCTGCTGCGTGCTGTGGGCGAAAAACACGCCCGTGAACTTTTGCTGACTGGAGAAGCGGTTTCTGCCGCAGATGCTTACCGCATGGGCCTGATCAACCGCCTGACCGAACCTGGACAGGCCCTCAGCAGGGCCACCCTTCTTGCTGAACACATCGCCCGCAATTCTCCGGTGGCCCTCTCCAGCACCAAATCCCTGCTGGCTTCTCTGCCTTCCATGGGTCTGCAAGAAGCCCTGAGCCACGCTGCCCAGATGAATGCCTGGGCCCGCACCACCGCAGATCTGAAAGAGGGCATCCAGAGTTTTCTGGAAAAACGTCCCCCTCGCTGGCAGGAGAACAGGGATGACTGAAGCTCGCTTGATCCAGACCCTTTTTCCAGCAGGCATCAAATATGTGGAATGTCCCAGAGACGCCTGGCAGGGCCTGGAGCATTTTGTGCCCACCGAAACCAAAATCCAGTACCTCCATGCACTGTTGGAAACGGGTTTCACCCACCTGGATCTGGGTTCCTTTGTCAGTCCAAAAGCGGTTCCCCAGATGCGAGACACCGAAGAGGTGCTCAGGGAACTGCCCGATCCTGCAGGGAGGGATTACCTGTGCATCGTTGCCAATGAAAGAGGCATGGAGCGCGCAGCCACACAGCCAAAAGTCACCAGTGTGGGTTTTCCCCTCTCCATTTCGGAGACCTTTCAATTGCGCAATGCCCATCAGACGCTGCCCGAAGCCTGGCAACTGGTCCACCGTCTGAAGGTGCAGTCCGATGCAGCCAGCAAAAACCTGGTGGTTTACCTTTCCATGGGATTTGGCAATCCTTATGGAGATCCCTGGTCTGTCCAGCTTGTACAGGACGCCCTAGATCGACTTTTCGAACTGGGCATCTCTTCCATTGCCCTGGCAGACACCGTGGGTGTGGCCACCCCTGAACAGGTTGAGCAACTGTGTAACCAGCTCAGGGACCACATGAAAAAGGCTGAACTGGGTTTACACCTGCATGCACGCCCCGAACATGCCGACCCTCTGATCGAGGCAGGATGGCAAGCTGGAATCCGCTGGTTTGAGGGTGCCATGGGGGGTTTTGGGGGCTGTCCTTTTGCTGCAGATGATCTGGTGGGCAACCTTCCCACCGAGCTGGTTTTGCGACATTTCAAGTCAGATGTCCATCTGAATCGGGAGGTCTTAAGGCTTGTTCAAAAGGTTTTTTGTGACCCAGCAGCAGACTTTTAAACACATTTGTGTAACAATTGGTGAGTGTGGAGATGGGGTCAGAACGGTCCCTGTTGCATCTGTTCTGTACCAGAGTGGGTAGATGCTTCATCTCGTGAGGTCTTTTCCTGATGCTTGAACAAACCCCTAACGTAAGAAATGACGACATTGATATCGTCAAACTGTTTGGTACCCTGCGCCGCAATGCCCTGCTCATTGGCATCAGCGTAGCTCTCACTGGTGGATTGACTTATTTTATCAGCAAACAACAAGCTCCCCAGTACGAAGCTGTAAGCAGCGTCATCGCTGTCAAATCCGAAACCGGCAACAGCATCATGAACAACACGCTGGTTTCTGCACCACCCCTCCCCCAGGGAGCGGTGGAAAAAGCCATTCACGGCAGAACCGTCATCGAGCAGATCATCCAGGGTTTGAAGAAAAGCAAACTCCCTGCGGCAGAGCAGCAAAACCTCATTGAGGCCCTCAACAAAGAGTTGAGACGCAACAATTTCAAGCTCTTGCGGGTCAAAGCCAAACTGGACAACCAGCTCACCGGTGTGTACGAAATCAGTGGGCAGGCAGGCACCCCTCTGGGTGCACAGGTGCTGGCCAATGTGGCTGTGGATGCCATTCTGAACTGGGACCTGCAACGTGCCACCTCCCGTTTGATCCGGGCCAAAAGCAGTCTGGAACAGCAGGTTGTTTCACTGAACCAGAGCCTCAAAGGGGTAAAAGCAGACAGCATCGAACAGCAAACCTTCATCACGGCACGGGCCAATGTGATGCAAAACCTGGCCCAGATCGAAGTGTTTGAAAAAGCTGCAACGGGCACCCTGACCCTGGTTTCTGAGGCAGAAGAGCCTTCAGAAGCCATTGCTCCCAAGCCCCTGCGCAATGCTGCCCTGGCTGGTTTGCTGGCACTGTTCCTGGCTGCTGGTTTCGCATTGATTTCGGATGCCCTGCGCAAACGCATCGAATCGGATGAAGACCTCACCCACTTTGGTGCACCCGTGCTGGGCAAACTGCCCAAGCTGACCGGGAAAACCCTGCAACGGGGCATCATCGAAAGTGCCCGCTCCGGCATGCTTTACGAAGCCATTGGTTTCCTGCGGGTCAGCCTGATGAGTTACACCGAAGGCACCACTGGCCCCAGACGACTGGTGGTTTCAAGTTCACGCTCTGGTGAAGGGAAATCCAGCGTGACCGCTTCTCTTGCAGAAGGTCTGGCCAACTCTGGACTCAAAGTTCTGATTGTGGACCTGGACTTGCACAGACCCACCCAGCACAAGGTGTGGTCCCAGATCAAACCTCTGGGATGGCACTCTTTGCCCGGAGCAGACAGCAATCCCAGTGTTCCCGCACGGGACATTCAAACGGCCCTCACCAACCCCAAAGCTGCCCAGGCCTTGCAGGTCAGTCAGGGCATCGACATGTTGCCTGCAGGCATTCCACAACGCTCTGCTTCCCATGTGATCAACAATTCCAAATTGCAGGAATTGCTGGACCGCTGGGACAAGAGTTACGATGTGGTGCTGCTGGACAGCCCTCCCATTCTGGCCCTCGCTGATGCACTCACTGTTTCGAGGTTCACCCAGGGCATCCTGATGGTGGTGGAAGCCAACCAGACCACCTACGCCAATGTGGAAGCCACACTCAAAAACATCCGTACTGCTGGTTGCCACCTGATTGGCTTTGTGCTCAACAAAGTCACCAGTCGCAAAGATGGGTATTACTACTACTATTACAGTTACCGTCCAGAAGCAGAAAAAGTCCGAAAACAGTCCTAAGCCTGTACCAGTTTGTGGTACAATTTTCTCTGGGTAGTTTTATTCCTAAAGGGGGTATTCAATGAAAAAGAAAGCCATGATCATCGCAGCATTGCTGGGGGTCGCAGCCATTGGGCCTGCCACTTCCATTGCTTTTGCGCAAACTGTAACCGCATCCGAACAGAGTGGACTGAGTGGGTTCCAAGTGATTGACATTCTGGTCAAAGCCACTTCCATTGGCAAGCTCAGCGATGCACAACTGCGCAGCCTGGTGCCACCTCGTGAAAAGGGTGCACAGGCCCTGTATGATCTCATCCTGATCAAAACCTGCTTGCAGCAGACCACCCTGGACAACCTGATCACCCTGGGTGATGAGAAAGCCACCAACCTGCTGGTGGCCAAGGCCGCTGTGGAGTTCCGCACCTGCAAACCCGTGAACGATGCAGCCCTGGCCGCTGACCTGAACTCTGGCAAGTTTGATTTCAGCAACGCTGGCAGCCTGCAGGCCTTCCTGGTCAGCAGTGGCAACAGCGCC contains:
- a CDS encoding tyrosine-protein kinase domain-containing protein; the encoded protein is MLEQTPNVRNDDIDIVKLFGTLRRNALLIGISVALTGGLTYFISKQQAPQYEAVSSVIAVKSETGNSIMNNTLVSAPPLPQGAVEKAIHGRTVIEQIIQGLKKSKLPAAEQQNLIEALNKELRRNNFKLLRVKAKLDNQLTGVYEISGQAGTPLGAQVLANVAVDAILNWDLQRATSRLIRAKSSLEQQVVSLNQSLKGVKADSIEQQTFITARANVMQNLAQIEVFEKAATGTLTLVSEAEEPSEAIAPKPLRNAALAGLLALFLAAGFALISDALRKRIESDEDLTHFGAPVLGKLPKLTGKTLQRGIIESARSGMLYEAIGFLRVSLMSYTEGTTGPRRLVVSSSRSGEGKSSVTASLAEGLANSGLKVLIVDLDLHRPTQHKVWSQIKPLGWHSLPGADSNPSVPARDIQTALTNPKAAQALQVSQGIDMLPAGIPQRSASHVINNSKLQELLDRWDKSYDVVLLDSPPILALADALTVSRFTQGILMVVEANQTTYANVEATLKNIRTAGCHLIGFVLNKVTSRKDGYYYYYYSYRPEAEKVRKQS